The Ferroacidibacillus organovorans genome includes the window ATCCTGAAGTCTGGTTCTATTTGGCATTCGAATGGTCCCCGTGGTCGACCAACTGGGAAAAAGATGCGTGGGGCCTGGGGCACTCGCTAGTAAACTTGACTTCCGTGATATTAATTCTCTCTACCAATTGAAGAAGCATGAATTGGATAAATCTAGTGCGTTTATTGACAGCATAATTACCTCTGAAGAAAGGAACATGCAGGAGACTTTGTTTACAAATTATCGTCGAATTACGATCACTACGAATAAAATTCGCATCTCAAAAGTATTGCTGGCTATGAGATACCTGTACACACTGGCGTCAATCTATCAACAAAGCGCAATAAGTAAAATAAATTTTTCCAAACGGGAGGAGTATAAGTACCTCGCTCCAATTGTCGATATTTCCGAATTGAGCAGTGCATTTGCAAATGCGCATAATATTCCGGAAAACGAGGCACGCTTTATTTTTGACCTGTTTATTTTCGACATAACTTGTGGCCTTGATATGTTTTCTCAACCGCTACTCCCCGTTGCCGATGGCAAAGTAATTTTTTGTCCGTCAGTCATAATTCAAATGCGCCCATCCCGAGTTGTGGAGAACTACCTCAGTCGTTTTGACATTGATATTGGTCAAAAGGGACGAGAATTCGAACGGAATTTGAAGATGGCTCTTAAGGAACGGGACCTCGGTGTCAAGGTTGTTGGGAAAAAGCTTGAGTTTGTGGCTTTTGATCAAGAACCGGTGGAATTCGACTTCCTAGCCATGTTCGAAAACCATTTAGTGATAATGGAAATGAAGTAACTATATGGAACCTTTTCGGACAAGGACTATTTTAAACGGGAACAACAGGTTATGTACGGAGTAGAACAAGTAAATAGGAGAACCAAAATTGTTCAAAGAGATTGGGACAAAATAAAAAAATGCTCTGACATAGATTTGCCGGATTCACCGCCAGCGGAACAGAACATACTGAAAATCGTTTGTTTGAATATTTTCGGCTTCACAGCCTTTGAACGAAATGGAGTACTTATAACTGATTATTCCGCCTTATTGCGGTTTTTCTCTGGTCCTATGGTCAATAGGATTATTGGAAATAGAAACAGTGTACAAATTGAGCCAGGATTGAGGTTGTGGTCGGGGGGTAAACCTTCAGTTGCGGATTTCGTAGATACTTACATGAACCTGCAGCGATTCGGAGCATCGTGCGCAATTTGGAACTCCATACTGTATCTGGACTTAGAATTCAAAAAGATGATTATAACATCTTCTTCATTGATTACTATTTAAAGACCGTCCCTAATGATATGGAACTAAATGGTCATATCTAAGTTTAGACTTGACCAACTGGTTATACCATTGTTGTTATGGCGCATTATCGAAAATGCTGCATCTTTGACGTAAGCATGGCAAATCGAAGTTAAATAAATGGACAGGGGATAACTTTCGTACTCCGAACGAAAAACACCAGGGGGACTGCTCGACCAACTTGTAATCTTTACAATGATCATACTTTGAGCTTGTTGAGCGTCCCTGGTGACACTGTAGGTCAGTATTACTAGGGACGCTTTTCCTTTTAGGCTGCGGACATTATATTGTAGCAGTCCATGGACAGACAATACCGTCTTGTATTGGCCATCTTGCGATGGACAAAACAGTCAGTCGCAGATTCTTAAAGTGGGCTGGTATATCTTTCGGAGACCGATACTGTACTGGAGAAAGAAACTCAAGCATAATCGGGTGACTCCAACGCAAATCATCATCATGCGCGTCTTCTAGAAAAAGAGGCTGAAAACCATCAGCGGATATGGACATAGCTAAAATAAGGCGCAAGGTGAAGAACAACGGAACTCCGTTTGCGGGAAAACCGCACTTACGGTTGATGCAGAAGGTGCTGGCAACTCCAGCCCTTTACTCTACGCTAGGAGCATTCCTGTAATGAAGTAATTCGGGGTTTGAAGCAATAAAAAACTCCTGATAACGTGGTTGGTGACAAAACCATCACGAAAAATCAGGAGGTCGTACGACAACATGAGTATATCGCAGAACAGGAAAATTCGCAGTATCACAGATTCAACCTTGGTGATTGGCGCAGATATTGCCAAGAAAGTTCACATCGCCCGCGCCAGCAACGCACGAGGTATCGAACTTGGTAAGTCCTTGTCCTTTGACAACACCAGGCATGGCATGGATAAGTTGCTGATGTGGATGCGGTCCATCATGGCGGATCACGCTTGTGACAACATCATTTTCGGTGTGGAACCGACAGGCCACTATTGGATGAATCTCGCTCAGTTTCTTCGTCAACATGGAATTAAGGTGGTTTTAGTCAATCCCTTGCATGTGAAGAAGAGCAAAGAGCTGGACGACAATAATCCGACCAAGAATGACCATAAAGATGCCCGCGTCATTTCACAACTGGTTAAAGACGGACGCTACTCCGTACCGAACATTCCCGAAGACGTCTACGCAGAATTGCGTGTGGGAATGAATCAACGAGAGCGCCTGGTCGAAGACCTCAAGCGTGTACAAGGACGTGTCCACAACTGGGTAGACCGCTACTTTCCTGAGTTCACAGAGGTCTTTTGTGACTGGGAAGGAAAAGCGGCGTTGACCTGCCTTCGGCAGTGCCCTTGTCCACAGGACGTAAGCGTAAAAACTGCGGAAGAAATTGTTCACATGTGGAGAAGTGCAAAAATTCTTCGAGGCGTGGGCATAAAGCGGGCACAAGCGCTTGTGGATATCTCTTTGCAATCCATTGGGCTGACACAGGGACTTGGCATGGCACACGAGGAATTAGCGTGCTTGCTGAAGCAATACGACCTGTTACAGCAAGAACTCGGGCAGTTGTTAACGAAAATCGAGCAGCTACTTGAGAGCATTCCAGGTGCCGCTCAAATGCTAACCGTACCAGGTATTGGCGTAGTGACAGTGGCGGGCTTCATTGCGGAAGTTGGGGATGTGTCGTCCTATGAACATTGGCGCCAGATTCAAAAGCTAGCAGGATTTAACCTGCGGGAAAATAGCTCAGGAACGCACAAAGGCAAGAGCCGCATTACAAAGCGTGGACGCCCCAGATTAAGAGCACTGCTGTACCGAGCGACGCTTGTGCTAGCAGCAAAGAATCCACAGTTCCAGGCATTACATAAATACTTCACGCGGCGTGTGGATAACCCACTCAAGCCGATGCAATCATTGATTGCACTCTGTTGTAAATTGATTCGCGTATTATTTACGCTTGGCACCAAAGAAGTGGACTATGCACCTGAAAAGGTTCTTGGACCGATACGTTCCACTGAATTGCAACAAGCTGCTTAAATTCTCTTAAACGACTCGAACGCAGAGCTATGCAATTGACAAATGAAGCACGGAGAAGCCGGTACGATACACACCATACGGGCACCGACCCTGGTTAGGAGCTTAACTGGCCTCCACCCTTCGACAGGCAGAACGATGGAATGCAAAGGGCCGAAAGTGGGACCCCGTGAGACATGGGAGGGTACGCCGCGAAGGTAATTGTGGAGATCCAAAGTGCGACCATAATTTAACAAATGGGGCTAGCCCCCTAACGTAATCGCACACCCCTTGTCCAGAAGATTCCCACAACAAGAGTCTGACAGCACTCTGTCTACTGCGTCAAATGTGAAAGACTGCGAATGAGTGAGAAAACAAGAGAAAATGAAAGATTATTGAGGGAGGAAGATGGAGTGGAATTAGGGCGTGCCCCCACCATTCGTGATTACGAGGTGGGGAGGTTACTTAACAAGCTTTGTTCCAAAAATGCCACTACGCTTAGCGGGTCAATTCCCGCATCCCTATACATTTGCATAGCTTGACTACGCCACTGCTCATCGCCGGTACCGGTAAAGCTCAACCGAGCCTGACGAACAACTCCAAGGGCTTTTTCTGCCCAAGAACGAAAATCATCGATATGCCAGTACGACACGTCCTCGACGAATGTCATAGCCGCTTTATTGATTGTTTTGGCCGTGGTAATCATTGCGGAAATGATCCTGGCGTCTTGATTCAATTCCTGAACATTTTTTCGGATCCATGTCGGGTGAGATACTGCTTGGCGAACTTTGTTTGCCCCTACTGGTGTCGATTGATCACCTTCGGTTTTGTCTTCTGCAACAATGCATAGGTCATCACCAACGATCCACCACGGGTCAGGACCGGCAGTTTCGTCTGAATTGTCAGCCTGATATCCCAACATTCTTCCTAGTTGCACATGTGCGTTTTCAAAAAGTGCAGAGTCGTCACCGTTCAAATCATTTAGAATTTCATGCACTCTCTTTTCAAATTTACGGTCACTTGACGTACCAAGGCGCTGAAGAACTGACTCAAGATTCTCGATAACAGTAGCCAGAAAAGGATCGCCTGCAGATTGTTTTTGGCTTTCGTGTTGTCCTAACGTTCGTAACCAGGTAACCGAATGGGTGCACGAAGCTGCTTGGCTGAACCGTTGCCTTGCAACAGATGCAAACGAAGGGTCGCCGTTTTGTGAAGCCAACCACGCAGCGCTGCCAGCTAGATAGTACCAAAACCCTCGATAGCCCTTTAAATCGTCTCCGTCTAAACTTTGCAGTACCCGACTTGCATATTCGACTGCCCCTACGTAGTCCTCTCTCCACATGGCATACTGAAAGTCAACTTCGTGTTTTGCAGCTACGAGGAGTTGGCCCATCGCAGGTTCTGGGGACTTAATCATGTCGTCACGCCGAGCCACAATTTCTTGGTCTACTTCATCCCAGTCCGAACCGTGAATTAGAAAGATGTCTAGATTCTCAAGGTAGTCATCAGGAGTTGCAACTTTTGATTCTGCGTAGCCAAATTGCAATTCGGCCTGAAGTTCTGGGTGAAACAATTTAATGTTCTGTGATTGAAGCAGACTGTCGGTGAGTTCTTGTCCAAGGACACACACAGCTGCATAATCGGTGGCACTACGGGTGCAACGACCGATCGCTTGAACGATACGCGTGCGAATGCGATCGTTTAAAATTACAGTCGACGCCATGCGGGTTTCCAAAAACCTCTCATGGAGATTGGTTGTTCGGGGAAGTCCTTTGACGACAAGAAGACGACATTCATCTCCAAATAGATCAATTCCCTCAAACCTATTTGCCAAGATTGCAACAGCGCTTTTGGATTTGAGAAATTCGTCTTTGGTTTTTTCCAAGTCTGAAGCATCGAAAACTTCGTGCTTTGTGTGCTTCTCCAAGACATCGCGGAAAGAATTTGCTGAATTGAAATCCGGAACAAGAACCAGCGTTCGGAGCGTATGTCTTGTCATTTCGATGACGACTTCCTCCGCTTTGTCTTCCGTTAGTGATACTTCCGGAAAGAAAAACAAGCGTCGGCCAATACCATGTTTATCCCATCCTTTCGGAGCGGCTAACCTGTGTATCGTCTGAACGCCAGTGATGCGCTCTAGATCGCCACCGGACCCGAGGGTGGCGGACATATAAATCCGTTGTGATGCCCCATTAAAGGGTTCGTGTACAAGTGACGGCGGCAGTAGCGGGCGAATTAAAACTTCATTCCAACTCAGGTACAAATGGCACGCTGATAATTGGTCGCGAATCAGTGACCAAGCAAATCGCATATTTTCGCTTTGCGTATGTTCGTCGAGTAAAGCGATGAGTGTCGGAATGATATCGAAAAACTTTGGCGTTGGAACTTTCTCCACCCATTGACGATCCGATGGACTAGGATTGTCCGACTCCATGCGAATATATTGTGACCGGGGAATTATGTGTCGGATTACGCTTAGAATTTGTTTGTATAGAGTTTCCTGTTCCGAACGGGAAATACTCACGGACCAAAAACGAGTTACATAGTTCTCGGCCGCATGAGCATCGTCCAAAATAATTACGTCCGGATTGTAAAATACGGGATTTATATTGAATAGACCGTTATAGGTCGTGACAGCAATGGCCTCACTGTTGGAATACTCGCTACGCGCTGTAGGATCGTATGAAGCCTGTCTTCCAACGAATGCATTGGTTTTTATTCCGTATTTGGAGGCAGATTGTTCAACCACCTGGTGCACAAGCTGTCGAGTAAGGCAAAGGTATACAATTCGTTCATTATTGGCACGGCGTCTGAATTCACCGATGAGAAGACCGATTAGGGTTTTTCCGCTTCCAGTCGGAAGTTCAAGTGCAACGTCCTTCTTATTGAAGGCATGTTCCTGATAATCACGTAGAATGTCCGCTTGGTGTGAGAGAAGACCTTGCACGGAACGGTTTTTCAGATCGTTGAAGAGTGCTTCGGGACTATCAATGATGGATTTGCCTTTATATCGCGATTTGAACGCCACAGAAACGCCTCCTCAAGAACCAACATCAATTGTCGGCATATGGATGAAAACCCGAAATGGTAAAGGTCGGTCTAATTTCGTACTACAAAATTCAATCCTCGTCAGATGGCAGAGACCGTCGATATTTAAGCAGTTCATTGACCCGTTTGGGGGCAAGGATTTCATTCAGATGATCCACGGGAACCGACCATAATTCCTCGATGGTTTTAATATTGGTCTGGGACAGTGCCAGATATTCCCCACGTGCCAATAAGATTGGAAGTCCCAATAGATCAAGTACTGAGGCCGGTAAGCCGACTTCTAACTGCTTTGTAAGGCTCTCCACATCGTCAGCGGCAGGGATTCCATCAAAAAGTGTTAACGACGCAATTTGATACGCCGAACGAAGATGGTAGCGCGTGGCGTCTGCGAATTTGCGAATGTCCCCATGCGTGATAACTCCACTAAACGGATTCGTGGTATAACGTTGTTCAATCACGTTTGTAGGTACGCCGTCAATCCAATCTCGAAGTATTGCTACCCGTTTGCATCTTGCGTAGTAATCAAAAAAGTCTTGGGCATTTCGTTGAAGTGCTTGGACTATTGTATGCGAGTATCTTCCTGCCGCAATAGACGGCCATTTTGCTTCTGATTGGCCCCTTTTCATCATAGGCGTATATCCATTGTCTGACTCTGGAAGGGTTTGTACCAATGCCATTATATCCGTTGCACTAAGGGCAATTCCCATAAAGGACTTCAGTAACTCAACCAATTTTAGTGCAGAAGAGAAGGATAGAGATGAGTTACCGCAGGCGCGACCAAGTAGTGTGAGCTGAACAAATTCCGCCTCTTGTTCCACCAGCCCTAGCGCAATCATTTTCTTCAAGAGTGCATCAAGGTTTTGTTCCATCGCGGTCCGCCACTGTGGCAGCTTAGAATTTGCCAGATAACCGCCGTATGTGTTCAACAATAAACGAACAACACTGTTTAGTTCTATTCGTTTTGTTTGTGCCAATAATCGAATTATCCATGTCTCCAGATGGCCAACGTCGAACGACGAGTTCAGTTCTTCTAATTTCCCCATGACATATTGATGAAATCGAAGTTCTCGTTGGTGGGCGTTGTCTGCCAGAATGATAGATGTTCCCTCTTCATTAAATCCTAGTCGCCCAGCTCGACCAGCCATGTTTTTATACTCCGCTACAGTGAAGGGACGTCCATCGTCGCCGACAAATTCTTGTTCAGCAATAATTACGGTGGACGCGGGAGTATTTATCCCAGCTGCAACGGTTGTTGTAGCTGTCAAAATTCTTAAAGTGCTATTGGGATCACGAAACGTATCTTCAACAATAATTCTTTCATCTCGTGAAAGGTTTGTATTATGAAATGCTGTCCCGCCATTCAAACAATTTCGTAGCTTAGCGGATGCAACGGAAAGGTCATGAACTGGCAGTTCTGCCGATGGCCGAACTGATTTCAAATATAAATCCAGATCTGTCGCGAGATACTGGGCGCACCCCTCGGCAGAACCGCGTCTATTCCGGAAGATAATGATTTTCTCGTTGTCATTGTTTTGAATGAGTGTCCGAACCAAGGGAATAATCAGGTCTTGGGAACTGGGCTTGTCCCGGCGAATTCTCACGGTTCCAAATGGTAGTAACTGCTTCGTTCCAGTAGTCCCATCGGGATTTAAGTACTGGAATATCCCACTACGATCGAGTACTCCTTCAATCAGTTTCACTGGCCGTTCAGTAGTCACCAGACTCTTGCAATTCAGCCAAGCATCAAAACTGTTGATATTTCCAATTACGGCGGATAAAGCTATAATTTGCGGATTAATTCCTTGTTCACGAGCCGAGAGGAGAAAGGTAAGCAGCAATTCAACGTTAATCCCACGTGACGGATCGGCTATAAATTGTGCTTCATCAAGCACCACGAGACCGATTTGATTAAGAATGGTTGGTATGTTTACGATAAGGTTCAGGAACATTTCATAGGTGAGTGTCGCCAGATCGTACTTGCTTTGAATAAAGAGATCCGTTTGATCAGTATAGTCTCCAGTACACCTTATGACTCGTAATCCAAGCCCATCACCGTAGAGCTTTGAGAACTGATTGTATTTCTCGTTGACCAATGCTCTATAGGGGAGTAGAAATAAGGCTTTACGACCTTTGGTGATCGCGGCTGAAGCTGCCATTTCCCCAACAAAGGTTTTTCCTGAACTCGTTGGTGCAACAACAAGAAGGGATTCTCCATCCAAGATTCGATATTCGTTTACGGCTTGTAACTGTAAATCATTCAATCCACCTTCAAAATTCCTGGACCATTCGCTCAGAATAGCGTCAGGGAGTCCAAAGACGGACAAATCCTTGATATCGCGGTTAACTATGACAGCACGGGTCTCGGGAAATTCACGATAAAAATTTTCACCTCTACATAGTGCCGGTAAAAGGAGCCCACCTTCAACGTATCCCAACATTACTGGTGTCTGTTCGACCCCAATTTTACCAGCATCAGCTCTCACTCGTTCCATGATGTCGTTCACAGCTTCTGAAATATTGACTTGGATACTCGCAGCTTGTAAAACATCCAAGACAGCCTTCGTTAATAGGCCGTGACCGGTGCCAGGAAGTTCATATGCAAATTCATCCGTGTTGGCAGCGGCAAGAAGTATCCGTCCTGTGCCTGCAAGAATATTAAGAGGGGGAACCGGGCCGCGTGGAATGGGGCTGCTTTCAAGGACACGTGCCGGAGCGCCTCCACTGAAGCAGCAATCCAGAATGATGAATACAATCTTCGCTTGTGTTTCTTTAAAGCAATCGGCGATTTCTTCCATGGAAATAGTGGTCTCGGTGAGATCTGACACAGTGGTGTTATGAGTAACAAGTCGGTGATCATGTGTACCATGACCTGAGAATGAAATGATAACTGTGTCGTCTGACCGCGCCGACTTAAGCGTCTGGTTCAGACTTTCACGAACATTGTCAATCGTGGCGTCACTATCAACTAAGAGTTTTGCCTGTATTTCTGGAACGGTGTCCTTAAAAAGTGCCCAAAGAGCTGTCGCGTCTCTCCGTGCGCCTGTTAAATCGCTGATGTGGATATCTGCATATTGATTAATTCCAATGAAGTTTGCAAGTATCGTCATGATATCCCTCATTTTATAAAGTTTTAGAGTTCACTTCGTTCTCATAACTCATCATTCAATCATATGAAGACGTTTAGGAGCGATATGGCAATTATACTATGACGGGGATTTTTGGTCCCTTCTTTCAGTCGGGTGACATTTTAAGTGTAGTGATGAAGGAAGTAGGCGTGTGGAGCAAGAGTCGAACCTTAACTTTACTTCCATGAAAATGTAGGAGATTCTAATGCGGTCAAATCTCGTTAACAGAACTGAGAAGAAGAAAGGGTATGACGATTTCAGACTTATCAGTTCAGTCGCAAATAGATTTTGGTAGGTTGGCGGGATTACCCAGGCAGCACATACACGCCTGGGTTTTGTGAATTCCTCTGCCTCAGGGTTATGGCATTTCGCCACGGAATTCATATCTAGAGGTGTCGGTAGCTGCTACGGACAAGCAAAATCTGATTACGCTTTGGGTTGTCATTCTGCCAAAACCGTTGCTGAACCTTTGAGGTAGACTACTCTCCCATGACTAAGTACCCTTACTCTATTGCTAACTTGTCAACAGAATTTCCGAATTCTTTTTGTAATGCCACTCGGCCTAAATCCGTAACTACGATTGAATGTCGAATTCGACCATAAAGTTCTCAGTACTGTCGTCTTCTGACCAACGATGCGCCGCAACATTCGCGTCATCAAGGGCATTGCATCCTTCGAGAATCTGAGTTTCACCACTTCTTTTAAACAAAGTCACTGCGTAACTTTCAATCTCCATCTTCCCATCGGCAAAAATTGAACGAGCCACAGGTAATACTCGGATCATTTCCTGACCGTACGGGATAGATATGCATTTATCGATAACCATTCTGAAATTAGTGGCTTCCATTTCCGCACTCATCAAAGTTCAATCCGAGATTCATGTGCATATGCAAACAATCGGGGGTATCGCAATCAGCTACGACGCCGCAGCAATAATCAAGTAGCACATGAACCGTTGCTGAGCATATCGGGCATGTAAACGTTGTTTCTCTCAATCCATTACTAAGTAATTCATTAGCACTCTTCTGAACAACTTCAGTTATTGCTAGGATTTTTTCTAATTCGGTGTCTTTCATGAACTCAGCCCCCGGATTTATTTAAAGTGATCTTATCATGAGAACGTACGTTCGTAAATAAAGGAATCCTAATTCATTGGAATATGCTGCTTTGAATTCAAACTAAGTCGAAGTAGTGAATACCCAATGAATCTACTTCGGCTCAGTCGGCTTTTCTGTTCGAGTCGAAATTTTACATCAACGTACACAACTGTGTTCAAGTCAACCCTTCTCGTTCAGATTAATTTTCTTTTGTACGGCCTGTGTATCCGTCTCATAGATTTGGTTCTTCATTTTGGTCATGCTAGGTCATTTGGTAAGGCATGCCGCCGGGAAGAAGGCTTCTTAAGGTTTAATCAATCGAATCATGTGGTCACCAGCCACCTATCTCGGCTATGTTATCTATTTGTTCAGCTAAAAAATGGGAAGGTTCAGTTCGTGGATTCCTTGTTTTTGTAGTAATCCGAACAGACCTCCCAAACGCCATTTCGCGCGGGGAATTTTGGGAGCGGTGGCACGGTAAAAGAGAAAACAGGGCAAATGAGGCGAACTGTGTTCGACGATAGTGGTTGTCATTCGCACGGGTGTGTGCTCATAAAAGATAACTTGGAAGAGGATTCATGTAGAGTTACGCAGAAGTATCTTCCAATCGAAATTTGTCGGGAGTTGTCATCTATGAATCTTACTCTGCCACATAGTTTATATTTGGAACTCGGGGCTGTTTTCGTACTTGCAATAGTCGTAAATGCAATCACCCCCACCAAGAAACGTAAGTCCTCAAGGTCGCGAGGTTCCAACCAAAAGAAGAAAGACCAATCAAACACTCGAACTTCCTCTGCAAAACGTCCGGACGTTGAAATTCTTCTCAGTCCCATTGAAAAGCTCACATGGGCTGAATTTGAACGACTTTTGGCTCTTTACTTCCGTGATCACGGTTACGATGTTGAAGAACCCGGAATCGGCGGTAATGATGGCGGGGTCGATTTGGTCATTACTAACAAGCGCACGAAAGAGCGTACTGCTGTTCAAGCGAAACACTGGGCTGATCGTCGTCACGTCGGGCCAAATATCATCCGTGAACTGCACTCGGCACGTCTGAACACGAAACCTTCTTGTCTATATGCAATGCTTGTCACATCGTCTGACGTTTCACCTCAGGCACGCAAAGAAGCACAAGATAGGCATATCGAGTTTTGGCACGGGGCAACGCTTGTACATAGGCTGGAGAAGTGGGGCAAGTGGCAGGGAAATCAACGGCGTAGGCGTTCAAAGTGATGCGTTGTCGCCTAAGAGAAGAGAGGTCGGTAAAATGGGGATAAAGATGTCGGAGGCTTATTATAAACCTCAAAACTGTGTTATACGTGTAGATGAGGCCGAGAAGGTGAAAGCTTCTGAACTCACGAGTAATTTATATTGTAGCTCCGAAAATTGTATGGCACGGTTGAAGTTTGTTCATTCCTACAATAAAGGTGAAGATAGCGAAATAACCGTTCCATCACATTTCGCCCTTGTTTCCGGCAGCGACAGTCCTCATAGTGATGATTGCCAGTACAATGTGGGGGAACAAGTTAAAATCATTGCTCGTAAGGCCGACGACATGATGCAGAGCATAGCGGATGGTAAGTATAAATTCAGGTTACATCTTCTATTGGGTGCTTTAGCAAGGGAAGGCGAGTTAGTTGGTGCTCCAGCACAGAGTGGTTCAAACACTCGTGGGCAAGTCGAGACTACTTACACAACCAAAGGTAGATTAACAGCATATTTGTCAACTGCAAGG containing:
- a CDS encoding IS110 family transposase — translated: MSISQNRKIRSITDSTLVIGADIAKKVHIARASNARGIELGKSLSFDNTRHGMDKLLMWMRSIMADHACDNIIFGVEPTGHYWMNLAQFLRQHGIKVVLVNPLHVKKSKELDDNNPTKNDHKDARVISQLVKDGRYSVPNIPEDVYAELRVGMNQRERLVEDLKRVQGRVHNWVDRYFPEFTEVFCDWEGKAALTCLRQCPCPQDVSVKTAEEIVHMWRSAKILRGVGIKRAQALVDISLQSIGLTQGLGMAHEELACLLKQYDLLQQELGQLLTKIEQLLESIPGAAQMLTVPGIGVVTVAGFIAEVGDVSSYEHWRQIQKLAGFNLRENSSGTHKGKSRITKRGRPRLRALLYRATLVLAAKNPQFQALHKYFTRRVDNPLKPMQSLIALCCKLIRVLFTLGTKEVDYAPEKVLGPIRSTELQQAA
- a CDS encoding restriction endonuclease, coding for MNLTLPHSLYLELGAVFVLAIVVNAITPTKKRKSSRSRGSNQKKKDQSNTRTSSAKRPDVEILLSPIEKLTWAEFERLLALYFRDHGYDVEEPGIGGNDGGVDLVITNKRTKERTAVQAKHWADRRHVGPNIIRELHSARLNTKPSCLYAMLVTSSDVSPQARKEAQDRHIEFWHGATLVHRLEKWGKWQGNQRRRRSK
- a CDS encoding DEAD/DEAH box helicase family protein, coding for MAFKSRYKGKSIIDSPEALFNDLKNRSVQGLLSHQADILRDYQEHAFNKKDVALELPTGSGKTLIGLLIGEFRRRANNERIVYLCLTRQLVHQVVEQSASKYGIKTNAFVGRQASYDPTARSEYSNSEAIAVTTYNGLFNINPVFYNPDVIILDDAHAAENYVTRFWSVSISRSEQETLYKQILSVIRHIIPRSQYIRMESDNPSPSDRQWVEKVPTPKFFDIIPTLIALLDEHTQSENMRFAWSLIRDQLSACHLYLSWNEVLIRPLLPPSLVHEPFNGASQRIYMSATLGSGGDLERITGVQTIHRLAAPKGWDKHGIGRRLFFFPEVSLTEDKAEEVVIEMTRHTLRTLVLVPDFNSANSFRDVLEKHTKHEVFDASDLEKTKDEFLKSKSAVAILANRFEGIDLFGDECRLLVVKGLPRTTNLHERFLETRMASTVILNDRIRTRIVQAIGRCTRSATDYAAVCVLGQELTDSLLQSQNIKLFHPELQAELQFGYAESKVATPDDYLENLDIFLIHGSDWDEVDQEIVARRDDMIKSPEPAMGQLLVAAKHEVDFQYAMWREDYVGAVEYASRVLQSLDGDDLKGYRGFWYYLAGSAAWLASQNGDPSFASVARQRFSQAASCTHSVTWLRTLGQHESQKQSAGDPFLATVIENLESVLQRLGTSSDRKFEKRVHEILNDLNGDDSALFENAHVQLGRMLGYQADNSDETAGPDPWWIVGDDLCIVAEDKTEGDQSTPVGANKVRQAVSHPTWIRKNVQELNQDARIISAMITTAKTINKAAMTFVEDVSYWHIDDFRSWAEKALGVVRQARLSFTGTGDEQWRSQAMQMYRDAGIDPLSVVAFLEQSLLSNLPTS
- a CDS encoding DEAD/DEAH box helicase, with product MTILANFIGINQYADIHISDLTGARRDATALWALFKDTVPEIQAKLLVDSDATIDNVRESLNQTLKSARSDDTVIISFSGHGTHDHRLVTHNTTVSDLTETTISMEEIADCFKETQAKIVFIILDCCFSGGAPARVLESSPIPRGPVPPLNILAGTGRILLAAANTDEFAYELPGTGHGLLTKAVLDVLQAASIQVNISEAVNDIMERVRADAGKIGVEQTPVMLGYVEGGLLLPALCRGENFYREFPETRAVIVNRDIKDLSVFGLPDAILSEWSRNFEGGLNDLQLQAVNEYRILDGESLLVVAPTSSGKTFVGEMAASAAITKGRKALFLLPYRALVNEKYNQFSKLYGDGLGLRVIRCTGDYTDQTDLFIQSKYDLATLTYEMFLNLIVNIPTILNQIGLVVLDEAQFIADPSRGINVELLLTFLLSAREQGINPQIIALSAVIGNINSFDAWLNCKSLVTTERPVKLIEGVLDRSGIFQYLNPDGTTGTKQLLPFGTVRIRRDKPSSQDLIIPLVRTLIQNNDNEKIIIFRNRRGSAEGCAQYLATDLDLYLKSVRPSAELPVHDLSVASAKLRNCLNGGTAFHNTNLSRDERIIVEDTFRDPNSTLRILTATTTVAAGINTPASTVIIAEQEFVGDDGRPFTVAEYKNMAGRAGRLGFNEEGTSIILADNAHQRELRFHQYVMGKLEELNSSFDVGHLETWIIRLLAQTKRIELNSVVRLLLNTYGGYLANSKLPQWRTAMEQNLDALLKKMIALGLVEQEAEFVQLTLLGRACGNSSLSFSSALKLVELLKSFMGIALSATDIMALVQTLPESDNGYTPMMKRGQSEAKWPSIAAGRYSHTIVQALQRNAQDFFDYYARCKRVAILRDWIDGVPTNVIEQRYTTNPFSGVITHGDIRKFADATRYHLRSAYQIASLTLFDGIPAADDVESLTKQLEVGLPASVLDLLGLPILLARGEYLALSQTNIKTIEELWSVPVDHLNEILAPKRVNELLKYRRSLPSDED